A window of Bradyrhizobium sp. AZCC 1719 genomic DNA:
TCGAACGGTTCATCCTGCACTGGGGCGACATGGGGGACGAGTGGGGCGTCAACCGCTCGGTCAGCCAGATCCACGGTCTGCTGTATCTCGCCGAGGCGCCGATGACCGCGGAGGATATCGCCGAGACGCTCGGCATGGCGCGATCCAACGTGTCCAATTCCATCAAGGAGCTGCTGGCCTGGAATTTGATCCGGCGGGTGCCGATTCTCGGCGACCGGCGCGATCATTTCGAGGCGGAGACCGACATCTGGGAGGTGGCGGCGCGGATCGCCGCCCGCCGCAAGGAGCGCGAGATCGATCCGGCCATCGATGCGTTGCGCGCCTGCGTTTCCGACGCCGCTGACGATCCGACCATCAGCCCGGTCGCGGCCAAGCGGCTGAAGGAAATGCTGACTTTCACCGAACTGGTCGACCGTTGGTACACGCAGATGCTCAACGTGCCGCGGCCGAGGCTGGTCGCGCTGATCAAGCTTGGCGAGAAGATCGTCAGCTTCTTGCCGGCGGGGAAGTCCAAATAGGGGCAGAGGGGCAGAGCAGGAGCGTGTGATGGTGTCCACAAGAGTACCCAGGTTTCCCGCAACGCCTGCCTCGAACACTATCCTGCTCGACGACCACCGCTTCCACGATCTGTTGCCCGACGAGGAGTGGGGCCGACTGCCTCTGGCGATCTGGCGGCGATTTTCAAAGCGTTTTGCCGATGGCGAAACCGTTGTCTATGTCGGCACGGTGGAGGAGGCGAGTTTTAGCCGCGCCGGCTGGTGGCTGGCGCAGCTTGCGCGCATGATCGGAGGGCCGTTTCCGCTATGCACCGAGACCGGCGTCTCGATGGCCGTGATGGTGACCGAAGATGCGGCGAGCGGCGGCCAGATCTGGACCCGGATCTGCGCGCGCAGCAACGGCTTTCCACAGGTCATTCACTCGGCGAAACGGTTCGCCGGGCCTACCGGGCTGGAAGAATATGTCGGCTACGGCGTCAGCATGGCGTTGCGCATTGCCGTCGAACACGAAGCCCTGGTGTTTCGCAGCGTCGACTATTCCGTGCAGATCGGGCCGGTGCGGTTGCCGCTGCCGCCCTGGCTCACGCCCGGCGATCTCACCGTGACTCATTCCGACCTCGGCGGCGGCACGTTCCGCTTCACGCTCGAGATCGTTCACCCGCGCCTTGGCAGGCTCATTCGTCAGTCCGCCATGTTCATGGAGGCCGCATCATGACGTCGTTGCTTTGGATCCTGATCGCCATTCAGGTCGTGATGGGCGTGTTCGACACGTTCTACCACCATGAGCTGACCGAGCGGCTCGCATGGCGACCATCGCAGCGCTATGAGCTGCAGCTTCATGCGTTGCGCAACATGCTCTACGCGCTTCTGTTCCTGGTGCTGGGCTGGCTGGAAGTGCACGGCGTCTTCGCCATGCTGATCGTCGTGGTGCTGGTTGCGGAAATCGTGATCACGCTGATGGATTTCGTCGAGGAGGACATGAGCCGGAAATTGCCGGCCAGCGAACGCATCAATCATACGCTGCTCGCGATCAATTACGGCGCCATTCTGGTGCTGCTGCTGCCGGTTCTGATCGGTTGGGCGGCGCAGCCGACCGGCGTCAAATCGGCTTATACAGGATGGCTCAGCCTGATCGCGGCGGCTGCGGCCGTCGGCGCTGCCCTGTGCGGGCTGCGCGATTTCACCGCGTCAAAGCGTCTGTCGCGAATGACGAGTGCGCCGGCGGCAAGCCTGGTCGAAAAACTGCCCGACCGGCAGACGGTGCTGGTCACCGGCGCTACCGGCTTCATTGGCAGTCGCCTGGTGGCAGGCCTGAGCGGGGCAGGGCATCAGGTGATCGCGCTGGTGCGCAATCCCGCCAAGATCGAGATGCTGCCGCCGCCGATCACGCTGATCACGAGCCTCGACCAGCTTCCGGCCGACACCCGTATCGATGCGATCGTCAATCTCGCGGGAGAACCGATCGGCAATGGGCTGTGGACCGAAGCCAAGCGCCGCAAAATCCTGGATTCCCGCATCAACATGACCGGCGATGTCATCCGCCTGATCGCGCGGCTCGAGCGCAAGCCGACGGTGCTGGTCTCGGGTTCGGCGATCGGCTGGTACGGGCTCTGGCAGGACCAGGTGCTGACGGAATCGGCCAAGTCGCATGCCTGCTTCAGCCATGAACTCTGCGATGCCTGGGAGAAGGCAGCGCGTCCGGCGGAAGAGCACGGCGTGCGGGTGGTCTACTTGCGGATCGGCCTCGTGATCGGCACCGACGGCGGCTTCATCACGCGGATGCTGACGCCGTTCGAGTTTGGCCTCGGCGGGCCGCTCGGTTCGGGCCGGCAGTGGATGTCGTGGATCGAGCGCGACGACCTGATCCGCCTGATCGCCCATGTCATCGCGCGTCCGGAAATCTCAGGACCGGTCAACGCGACGGCGCCGATTCCGGTCACCAATCTGAAATTCACCGAAGAACTTGGCCGATGCCTGCGCCGGCCCGCGGTGTTCCGCATTTCCGGTGGGCTGCTGCGCCGTGTCGGCGGCGATTTCGCCAATGAATTGCTGCTGGGCGGCCAGCGCGTGTTGCCGAACAAGGCGCTCAGCAACGGTTTTGTGTTCCGGCACGAAACGCTGCGCAGCGCCTTCGAGGCGATCTTGTGAGGAGGGCAGTGGCCCCAGCCAGCCATCACCGCGGCAGTTTCGCGATCGCCTGGCTGAGCTCGTGGATTTCGTAGGGCTTGCGCAGAATCGGAAAGTCGCCGCGCACGTTCCGCGCGGAATCGCTGTAGCCGCTGGTCAGGAGGATTGGCAGTCCTGGTCTGACAGCCTTCAAGTGGCGCGCCAGACCGAGGCCGTCCATCTTGCCGGGCATCACGATGTCGGAGAAGACGAGGTCTATCCCGTCGAGTTCGATTTCGCGCAACGCGGCTTCGGCGCTCGCTACCCTGCGCACGGTGTAGCCGAGCTGTTCGAGCAGCCCGGTGCTGACGGCTGCAACATCAGGATTGTCCTCCACCAGCAGCACGGTGCCGCTTCTGCCGGTTTCGACCGCGTCGACATCCCCGGCAGCGTCAGCGGCTTCCTTTCGCGGCAGCAGGATCGTGATCTTCGTGCCCTTGCCGAGTTCGCTCGCCACCTTGACCGTTCCGCCGGCCTGATGGGCGAAGCCGTGAACCTGCGATAGTCCGAGACCCGTGCCCTTGCCGATCGGCTTGGTGGTGAAGAAGGGATCGAAGATTTTGCCGAGCACATCGGGCGCGATGCCGCTGCCGGGATCTTCCACCGAGATCGCGACATATCCGATATCGGCCTCGCCGGACGTCTCGTTGTGCGCCGATATCGTGATAACGCCGCCGGTCATGGCGTCGCGCGCGTTGATGACGAGGTTGAACAGCGCCGTCTCGAACTCGGTGACGTCGATCAGCACCGGCCAGACGCCCGGGTCGACGTCGAGCTGCAAGGTCACGGCGCTGCCGACGCCGGTGTCGAGCACCTCGCGCATCGCATCGATCCGTTCGGCGACGTCGACGACCTGCGGATTGACGCTCTGCCGCCGCGCGAATGTCAGCAACTGGCTGGTGAGGGAAGCGCCGCGTTTGGTCGCTCCTTCGATCGCCGATAGCGCCCGCAGGCAGCCGGGATCGTTGCCCACCGCTTTCTTCAACGTGTGAAGACTGCCGCTGACGATCATGAGAAGATTATTGAAATCGTGCGCCACCCCGCCGGTCAGTTGGCCGAGCGCATCGAGCTTCTGCGATTCCGCGAGCTGGTGCATCCGTTCGAGCTCGAGCTGCGCTTCGCGGCGCTCGGTAATGTCGCGGGTGATCTTGGCGAAGCCGACGAGCTTGCCGTCCTCGTAAATCGGGTCGATGACGACGCTGGCCCAGAAGAACGTGCCGTCCTTGCGAACGCGCCAGCCATCCTCCTCATAGCGGCCCTGTTCACAGGTAATGCGCAAGGCGCGAAGCGGCTTGCCATTCGCGCGGTCGACTTCGGTATAAAAGCAGGAAAAATGCTGTCCGATGATTTCGGCGGGCGCGTAACCCTTGATCCGCTGGCCGCCGATGTTCCAGCTCGTAATGATTCCGGCCGGATCCAGCATGTAAAGCGCGTAGTCGGTAACGCCATCGACCAGGAGTCGGAAATTGCGTTCGCTTTCGAATAGATCCCTTTGCTCCTGCTGATCTTTTTTCGACATCCGACCTGCCCATTTAACTGGCGCAAACGCTTGTCCTGCCGATTGGTTCCACGGCCGTTGGGCTTTTTAACGAAATGGTGGGTTACCGCGCTGCGGGCTGCAGGCCGAGATTGCGTCCGCTGTCAGCGATCTCACCGCGCGAATCCTGCGCAAGGATCCGAAGGTTACTGCCGTCATCGTGAAGTCGGTCGATGCCGCCGACTGGTTCGCCGGCGGCAAGTCGCTCGCCGAGCAGAGCCTCGCCAGCTTCTGGCTCGACGTTCACGTCAGCGAGGGCGCCAACACCAAGGACGAGAAGGCGGCCTATCTCGCCGCGCTATTCCAGCGCATGGGCGAACTGCTCGGGCCGCTGCACGAGGAGAGCTACGCCCATGTCGACGAAGTGAAGGGCGATGCTTACGGCTTCGGCGGCCTCACCCAGGAGCGCCGCTACATCGCCGGCCAGCTCGAAGTCGCGCCGCGGAAGGCTGCCGCGTGAAGATCGCCTGACGAGCGGACGGCGCTTGCGGCGCTGTCCGCACGGCTTGCTGCTAAGGGACGGACGTAGGGCTGGTTGCCATCGGCGCGTGGTGGTCGCCGAATGCAAGTCCGCGTCCGAGCGACCAGTCGACCGGCGCATTTTCAGTCAGCGCGATCATGATGTCATCTGCGGAAAATCCGGCGCCAATGGCCCGATCCACAATCCGCCGAAATAGGTTTTTCTTCTGATCGATCGTGCGCCCCGC
This region includes:
- a CDS encoding TIGR01777 family oxidoreductase yields the protein MTSLLWILIAIQVVMGVFDTFYHHELTERLAWRPSQRYELQLHALRNMLYALLFLVLGWLEVHGVFAMLIVVVLVAEIVITLMDFVEEDMSRKLPASERINHTLLAINYGAILVLLLPVLIGWAAQPTGVKSAYTGWLSLIAAAAAVGAALCGLRDFTASKRLSRMTSAPAASLVEKLPDRQTVLVTGATGFIGSRLVAGLSGAGHQVIALVRNPAKIEMLPPPITLITSLDQLPADTRIDAIVNLAGEPIGNGLWTEAKRRKILDSRINMTGDVIRLIARLERKPTVLVSGSAIGWYGLWQDQVLTESAKSHACFSHELCDAWEKAARPAEEHGVRVVYLRIGLVIGTDGGFITRMLTPFEFGLGGPLGSGRQWMSWIERDDLIRLIAHVIARPEISGPVNATAPIPVTNLKFTEELGRCLRRPAVFRISGGLLRRVGGDFANELLLGGQRVLPNKALSNGFVFRHETLRSAFEAIL
- a CDS encoding tautomerase family protein, with amino-acid sequence MQAEIASAVSDLTARILRKDPKVTAVIVKSVDAADWFAGGKSLAEQSLASFWLDVHVSEGANTKDEKAAYLAALFQRMGELLGPLHEESYAHVDEVKGDAYGFGGLTQERRYIAGQLEVAPRKAAA
- a CDS encoding DUF4166 domain-containing protein, whose protein sequence is MVSTRVPRFPATPASNTILLDDHRFHDLLPDEEWGRLPLAIWRRFSKRFADGETVVYVGTVEEASFSRAGWWLAQLARMIGGPFPLCTETGVSMAVMVTEDAASGGQIWTRICARSNGFPQVIHSAKRFAGPTGLEEYVGYGVSMALRIAVEHEALVFRSVDYSVQIGPVRLPLPPWLTPGDLTVTHSDLGGGTFRFTLEIVHPRLGRLIRQSAMFMEAAS
- a CDS encoding PAS domain-containing sensor histidine kinase: MSKKDQQEQRDLFESERNFRLLVDGVTDYALYMLDPAGIITSWNIGGQRIKGYAPAEIIGQHFSCFYTEVDRANGKPLRALRITCEQGRYEEDGWRVRKDGTFFWASVVIDPIYEDGKLVGFAKITRDITERREAQLELERMHQLAESQKLDALGQLTGGVAHDFNNLLMIVSGSLHTLKKAVGNDPGCLRALSAIEGATKRGASLTSQLLTFARRQSVNPQVVDVAERIDAMREVLDTGVGSAVTLQLDVDPGVWPVLIDVTEFETALFNLVINARDAMTGGVITISAHNETSGEADIGYVAISVEDPGSGIAPDVLGKIFDPFFTTKPIGKGTGLGLSQVHGFAHQAGGTVKVASELGKGTKITILLPRKEAADAAGDVDAVETGRSGTVLLVEDNPDVAAVSTGLLEQLGYTVRRVASAEAALREIELDGIDLVFSDIVMPGKMDGLGLARHLKAVRPGLPILLTSGYSDSARNVRGDFPILRKPYEIHELSQAIAKLPR
- a CDS encoding GbsR/MarR family transcriptional regulator → MTEKTDKKKLSAVVERFILHWGDMGDEWGVNRSVSQIHGLLYLAEAPMTAEDIAETLGMARSNVSNSIKELLAWNLIRRVPILGDRRDHFEAETDIWEVAARIAARRKEREIDPAIDALRACVSDAADDPTISPVAAKRLKEMLTFTELVDRWYTQMLNVPRPRLVALIKLGEKIVSFLPAGKSK